In the genome of Struthio camelus isolate bStrCam1 chromosome 22, bStrCam1.hap1, whole genome shotgun sequence, the window ATGACCTCACTCCGAGTCCTGCAGGTCAGAGTAACATGACACACTCTTTACCTCTGCAGTGGAGAAATAGCATATTTTGCAAAAACAGGTGGTGGTGGTCACAGCAGCTAAGAAACGACACTAATATTTACAAAGCCGTTAGTGTGATGATGGGACTGAAACTTCTGTGCCCTTTGCTCAGCATGCTTCAGAGGAGAGTCCTTTAACAAACGGGCTGACAGCTCAGAACGGAGTCATGAAGCCAGAGTCGAGGCTGTACAGAGTCCAAGGCAAATGGAAGAGAATTTACACTTCCCCGAATTTCCTCCCGACGGCGCAGAGTTGCCCCAGACCTGGCCGGCATGATGTGGTCCTTCTGTCTTCAGAGCCCCTGCAAGTGAGAGAATCCCTCTCTGAGCGTGAATCACGATCGTCTTGAAGTGACAGTCATGACATGATTAGCAGGATAACTGACAGGAAacgaaaagattttaaaagatccAGATTTTGGTCTTTTGCATCCAAAGTACTTCCTAGCAGACACTCCCTTTGGAGACAGTGCCTTTTCGTGCCTCCGGAGCACAGCTCCCCATCTGCATGGAGGGGAGTGACTATTTCCAACTCCACAGGAATGGGCCAAGGAGGATTACATCAGAGCCTgaaagtgagtgtgtgtgtttgtttaggttttaaaataatctgattACACACTACTCACCATCTAAAGATACCCAAATTGCTTTTAAGGTCACTGGGGAAGTTCCAGAGAAAGAGATCCCCTCTCCTTCAGCCCCACACCCCGAACCCCCTGCAGAAAGGCTGAAGGGCTGAAAGACACAAGCAGCAGTTGACCGCTCCCTCATCACCTACCTGGCTGCCATTTGTTCCACTGTCTCCTCTCTGCTATTCTTCCACAGGCACGGCACAGTTTTCCTTGTTCTCCGATGGAATCGCAAGGTAGTCTGTCCTGCAGTTGGAAGGAGAGTGGAAAGAATAACCTCAAGTGCCACTGTGCAAAAACCAGTTCAGATTCATCTAGCCTTTCAAAGACACTGAATGCCTATGAGCGACTATCCCTACGGTACCAAATTTCATCTGCAGAAAGCGGAAACCTGTGGAAGAGGGAACTCTCCTTGGCATAGTCTTAGGAAATGTCAGGAGCCAGCACTGAGTCTTCCCTGGGTGTAAAATCCTAGGCATACAGCCTTCTTTCCACGCACAGAGAGCACTGTCATGTATGTCATGTATGTAGAAAGATGAAAACGGGACAGTGTAGAAACTGAAAACTCTCCCCTGCGTCAACAGCCAGAACtacccttcccttctcttcctctccttaaaAGCAGCATACGCGACAGGCTTGGGAGTCAGAGCTCTGCAAGGAGACCTTCCAGGAAACGATCTCTGCAGTTCACACAAGACCACTTTTGGGATACTGCACACTCTGGCCACTCTTCCTAGCTGGTGCATTGTCCCTCGCTTTGTTAGCGCAGAGCCTCTCTCAGTACTCCTAAATCTTGCAATGGATTCAAACATGGCAACATCAGCTAGGAACGTGCAATAGCAAGGGCCAGTCTTCTTGAAGTACAACCTGGATTGAGACATCCGAAGAACCCTCTGAGAACAGGTCACGCTTGGGGACGTATCACACTCACGCGTTTTCCTGcgcagcctcctctgccttagagACTTTCCGGTAGCAATAGATCATTTCTATCAGCAGCCATAAGGTGAGGAAGACCAGAAGAATATACATCATAATTTCAGAGATGACTGAAGTGAAGTCTTCTCCAGCtgttaagaaaatgaaatcatcTCTGATCATTTACTGCCggagcacagcagctggattCACACTTTCCACCCTCATATCATACTTCCTAACCCAGCTTGCCACAGAGAACCAGGCTGCCACTACTTTGTGAGGGGTGAAAAGACAGGAGACAGGGGCTGCTGCCAACAGAATATGCCAGCAGTGATTCCATTATGTGCTTCCACAGGAATCAAACACGCATAGGCTTGCATGTGCCTTGCATTCTCTGCAACTCACGCTTTCAGGCAGATCGCTCACTGTTAGCCAGTCTCACCTTCACACAGCGTCCTTTGCAGTTCTTACTCCCTGGGGTTACTTGATTGTATCGTACCACCATGAGAGCAGTACTTTGAGAGAGATCAAAACACGGAGATGCttgtgggaaaggaaggaagggaagacatAGCAGGAAAAGGTGAGGGCTAAAAACCTTGTCCCTCTCTGTCATCGACAGCAGTACTCCCCCCCACTGATTTTCAACCCGCCAGGATTTCAGCACTGAAGCGgagaagaacaaaagcagaaaaacagaggagCGTTGCAAAGGGATGGAGGGACTAGAGGCTAAGAGGGGAGCAAGAGACTGCTATCAAAATGGAGAATGGGTTTTATTCAAAGCGAGatggaggcagaagcaaggaaggaGACGCCGTGGCTATCTTAGCAAAGGCTGTGCTGTAGCATCCTACAGCTGCCAGGGGAGAGAGAAGTGAGGGTTCTCAGCGGAGAAACTGGAAACCTCTGCTTGCACTCTGCGCCTGCCTAACTGTTCTTCGATGTTGCCCGGACTTTCCTTGCATGTACCCTCCCGTATTCACACAACTACTCTGTGCCTGAAGTGAAGCTACAGCCAGAAAACAAAACGCAGGGCCTTTCTCCTGAACTCTGTGTAGGGTTTGctgttggcaaagacagacaCGATTATCTGGCAGCTCAGTCACCCCTCTCCCGCAATACAATGAAAAATTATGTGTCTGGATGATGACAGCCATGGCAAGTTAGGCGCAAAACGCTTTCTGCCAGTCCTTCATACCCTCCTCCACCACGGTGAGATGGATCAATCTGGAGCTTGTGAAGAGAGGTCGGTGAATCTCAAACTCAAACTCCCGGGTGATATTACAGGTGTAGATACCCGAATCATTCAAGGTAACATTTAGCACAGTGATGGATACGTCCTGCATGTCTTTACTCCCGTTCCACTGTAGCCGACCACTGAAGCGGCTTGGAAATTCATGATTCGTTTTCCTGTACTCGTAGATCTGTGAGAAAACGTGCAGGGATAGTCTGATTAACCGTTGACTCGTATCTTAGACAACAACACAGCACATGCAAGAACAACCTTCTCCTCTAGCTACATGCACTTGGCGAGTGTGTTCTGGGATATGGCCTCTTTGGAAAACAGCACATGTTCAGAGTCTATCAATCAGCATTTACTTCAGAATCTCAGAATActgtgtgaaagagagaaaatgaattatCTCATCATGGAAGTAGAAAAACTAaggcacagaaaagcaaagatacaGGTTGACAATGACACAGAAGATGAGCAATGGAACTAAAACTAGACTCCTGTTACGTCTTCTTAGCCTTTCGGTTACTGGACGTAAGATCATCTTCAGAAAGTGAAGATGACCTTAGAGACAATAATTTTAGTGAGCCGCAGGATGTTCAGCTGAAATGCAAGTGTTGCAGCATAAATCTCACCGTGTGAAAAGGGCACGCTAGGAAGGACAGAGCTTCGGTAGCTTTCACAGGCCTAATCTTGTGCAAGTTTTCTAACTGACCACGGTGCACATCATTAAACTGCCTGCCCTCATTCATTTTCATTAGCATTCCTTGGATCGCCATCGGCAAATACTTCACCCAGGTGACTGAATGAGAATTCCCATCTCATTCCGTTGAGCGGTTTCTCTAGTTCTCAGACAACGGGAAATTATTTGGCCTCTTGTCTGACCCTACTTCTCACTCGTAATGAATCACAAGCACTGACCTAATGCTCTAACACTCAGATACGATAGCTAGCAAGAAATGTAGGCATTCAAACTTACATATTCTCACATTTACCATTCTTTCTTGAATTGCAGTTGCCCCTTGTGGGTAACATTCCCATTTTAATTCActttcaaaactaattttatCTTTTCCTGACAGGGATCCAAAGCAACTCACAGAGATCCCTCACTCGATTCCACAGTCAGGATATCACTGCTTCCTCTGGGGTGAAAGTCAGTCAGTTTTGCTGTTGTAGATTTACTGGAAGCTGATTTAACCTCCAAAGAGCGGTTTGGGGGTTGAGAAGCCAACAGGTGAGCCTCACCCAAGGCACCAGGAGTCATTCcatacttctgttttccttcttaagCCCCTACACCTATTCAATGAAAGGAACTCATATTACATACAACCCCAAACCCTTGAACTCAACAATGGGCTCTAGCTCTTCCTGcaaggaatcacagaatagttggcctcagaagggacctctggggatcatctggTCCAATTCCCCTGGCTAAAGAAATGCTAGCTTGCTTCATGGCCGCGTGCTGTGCCCAAGTGCTTAGCCAATCAGCTAAGCAAAGGAAAGATGTTTTAGTTACTGTAAAAAAAACGGTGCCGTGGAACCTCTGGgtgaaaaatgctgcagaaattgtGAAGACCTGCAGCATGTTGCTGAACTCAGAATCAGAAgagctcctttcctccaggataCGAAAGCAGCCTGCTAGGTATTTCTATACTCTTTGAATCAAAATGtgtcagaaagcttttttttccccacatttggGTCTCTCTTCTTCACGTAGCCTTCATCAGGGATCCTGTGGTAAGACAAAGCTGTATCCCGATAATACCTTTTGGCTTCTTCCACAGAAGTTCACTAGACCATGTGACACAATAATACCTGCGAAAGCGAGAACTCAGCTACCCAACTTACGTACAGGTTCATCTTTTCCACCCTCAGGCCTGTAGAACCACTCCACCACGGTGCTGGCTGTGACCTCTTCCCTCTTCATGCAAGATATGCAGAGTAGCTTCATGTGTTTCCCTTGGACAGCCTCTGTCTCTGAGGGAACTTCAACACATACGGCAGAACAAAAACCAGCTGGGAAAaaggagcagcagagaaaaagtgaggaaaagtgCAAGACAGAAATAGAGAGAAATCAGTTATCCACAGGTCAGCATTTGCAATCACATCGTCCCCAATGGAAAAACCATTTGATTCATTACTAAGCACCCTCTGACAACAGACAAGTCTCAAATATCAATTTTTACCAAGCTTCCTTCTCTGAGATATAAATAATTCATAATAATTAACAGACTGTGATCACTTTATGCAGATTCACCTCTGCAGCATCTGCTTTGCCACAACTTTAATTTTTTCCATAGTAATTAATGCTACTTTAGAGGCATTGTTCGTTCTCTCACACACATACTGAGCATGCTCCTGTTACAGCAACTACTGAGTCTCCTATCAGAGAGAGCCTAGAATTGAAGCACAcgagcagctctgcctctgcgCTAAGTTAAAAGGGCTGGATGTTTTAGGCTGGCAGAGTGCTCAAAACAAATTGTTAGGATTCACCGCCCTTCCTGCTTCTTGGTTTCATGAAGAGTATTTAAGGAACCAAGGCGCTCAGCCTCTAGCAAATATGGCAGCTAGGGGAGTTATTGATTTTACATGCATTCCTGTTCAAAACGCTTTTGATCAGATCAATGCTAACACTGACAACTATGAAACAGTGGCCTCCCAAACACGACCAAAATCGTAGTCTGTGAGGTTAAATGCTTCTTACGAAACTAAATGCATCACCACAACATCTCAGATGAAATCCCTGCTGACATTGGTCCCCTGGGCTAAGCAATACTGGGTTACATCTGTCCAAACCTGCCTCCACAGCTTAGAGTTTAGCTCCCTCGGAGGATGCTGACTTTGCtagctgctccctcctccccagcctctgAGGTACCATTAACCCACACTCTTAACTACTGTATTATCCTGGAACCCAGGCTGGCAATAGCCAGATTCCAATTCTCCCGTACTACCAGTCCGTGGGTAGCACTCGCTTCCTAGGAGGAATAACGAAACCACTGGAACATGCTTTATTCCAGTTAAATATGTACACGTACACACACAGAGCTGTAAGTATGTACGCATATAAGACGTAGCTGTATGTGCAAAACTAACAAACCTTTTCTTGATTTTGTTAGAAACACTGAAATTGCAATAAAATCATCTCCTCCAGTTTATACAGACTGCAAGGAAAACTAGCATTAATATGCACTGCATAAAGGTTTGCACAACCTCTCTGAGGCAACTAAATGTTAAATTACATTGCAAATTTCAAAACGACGACGAACAGGAATCACTAAAGAACTTGCATGCATACGAAAGCACACACTTTCTGCCACAGGGCCACTTAGCAgtaatgtattttctctgttcatATTAACTCCATTACACTCATATTAACTGTGTATGAATGTCATTTCCTTCTCCActtgcaaacaaaattaaaagccaTTTCTAGAGCTGGGCTTCGAGACACTGTTAAAGGACCCTTGCTAGGAAAAGCAGTGCTTTACAGAAGCATCGTAcgagcagcaagcagcagatctGGGGGGAGAACCTGGCTGAACACAACATGGAACGGAAGCACCTACCCCAGACCACCAACACGACTGAAGACACTCGGACCAGCCTTGGCAGTGCAGCCATTGTTCTGAGCGAGGAGGGATTCTCAAGCCAGGCAGAGGCTCTTTCGGAAAACGCTCCTTCTCCCCTCTTCACTTTGTACTCAGTGCAACAGGATGCCGCGGGCTGCCAGCCGCTTGGCGCCTCTTGGCTTGGATCTGCCAGCAGGAAGGAAGCTGAAGGTGGGCAGAGGCAGCGAGCTCACGCGGATTTTAAGGTGCGTTTCCCTGTGGCTCGAGATCCACACAAGGGGCTGGGCTGGGATCCCACGAGCGCTGGCGGCAGCACCACGGACAGGGCCCGCGGCCAGCTCCGCGGCGCTCCGCCAGCCCCTCTCTCGGCAGCTGTCGCCAGCCAGCGGCAACGCGGCGGGTGGCGGCCGCTGCCAccccgccgcgccgggaggcCCGCTGGGGGCGCGGAGCAGCAGGTGGGTGCGGGGGAcggcgcggctcggcggggccgcgctcagccgcgggcgggggggcggctgCCCGCGGCCCTTTGTTCTGCAGCCCGGCCAGGGGCAGCGCGCATCGCTGCGCAGGGGCGCAGCCTCCCTGCGTGGTCCTCGGCCGAGCGCTCCCCGCCGGCGACGTCTGCGCGGAGCCCAGCCGCGCCCGGGCGGGGGGCCCCGCTCATGCCAGGCATGCGCgggcacctccctccctcccccggcccctacgcggggcgcagccgggctcctccctgcctgctgcgCTCCGCTCGCGCTCGCGTAAGGAGCTTGGGGCTCAGCTGTCCCCTCGTGCCAGTAGCTGCCTGAGCTCCGCTCTTGCCCTTCGGGCTCTGCAGCGCCTTCTGGAGTCGCTGGAGGGGTCAGCGCTCGGGCATCCTGCTTCCCCGGCTGCAGGGACGTGGCAGCTTGGCAACAGGAGTGGAGAGGGGATATTAGCATCATTCATCCGGCCTCCCAAATAAAGCCAAGGGGGAGGGCGGGGGACAGTTATCCACGGAGGTCACAGAAGGACCTCCCTCTCTAATGAGTTTAATACCAACATTTGTACAGCTCTGAAGGTCACAGTTGGAAATACTGGGAAATCCTCTCTTCTCATGTTCCAGTCTGATTCCCAGGAGTTTAATGCCAGAAGCAGGCTGGGTTTTCTCTTCTTGGACTGGAGCCacagtgcccagaagggctcctCCAACTTTGAAGGTCACAACGGGcacagagggggggaaaaaagcaagtgcTTGTTAAACGTGCTCCCTCTTTTTCAAGCATCTACTCTGATGGCAGCTCTATAAACAGCACAATCAATTGAATTAAACCTGACCAGCCCGAGCAGAGAATGGCGCATGAGCAACTTCCAGTGACAAAAATCAGAAGCAAGTGTTGCACAGAGCTACGACACAGAGAGTAGGACCCACCCAAACAGAGAAATCTGCAGCCATTAGAAAGCGTCCGCCTGGAGCCATCCATCCAGTTTTGACAGTCAGCTGCACAGGGACTCGCAGCAGGGCACAACACTGCTGAGGAAGTGCGCTTCCAGGTGATGTTTGCCGACCCGTGGCCAACCCTGTGCCCTCCTGGCACTGGGGGCTTGCTGCTAAGGGTATGCTCGTGCAGTCTGGTCCCTACACTGCATATGCACAAAGCACAgggagaacagaggcagcaaacgcTTTTCCTATACATCATCTATTCCCGTTTGCATCAGCAGGCTGCGTTCATTATCTGCCAATAACCGTGAGCAAAGCGGATGCCCCCATGTCACCCTTCATATCCTACTGTGACTTCTTTGCATGCTGGATTTCTGCAATAGCCGAGTAACGTGAATCATGCTCATGTCAAAGCAGCACCCTCAGGCCCCCGTTTAGGCACCACTCCACCTCAAACACATGCAAGAGGCCATAATGTACCTGTGCATGCGGAGTCCTTCTCATGGTGAGGGTGACAAGTCCAATTAATTCCTAGCTAAGATGATATCCTCCTACCTCCTAGTCCTGCTTCATTTTACTGACTTGACAGGTTGTACTCTGCCCTGTTCCAACCCGTGGTTGACTGTGACCCCTGAAGCCTTTACAGCCCTGAAGTAGTGCAGCGCACGGAGTGCGCAAAGCCACAACAGTTGCTACACACAGGGGTTACTAAAGCTTTCActtcttgctcctcttctgaTAGGTTTCTTTGGGTTACTGTGCACTCCTACTATCAAACTTACCACAGAAAACACCTATTTAACGTACCTCCAGGAGCCAGGTGCAACTCTGGAAATCAACAACCTGGAAGTCAGCGGCCCACAGCTATCAGCAACACATTTCCAATTCCCCCTCAAGAGCCATCCTTCATGAATATCTCTAAACCATAAAACTTGAGTTTTCTCCCTGAGAAGACAAAATGGTAGCTCATAACATCTAGAGATCATGGAAGGGCACAGACCACTATGTCAAGccatctccttttctccccttacTCCTTTCTACATACACAATTccgcagagggaaggaaaggcaggtTAAGCCACAGGATTTGCTCCTAACTCTTTTAGGACAATCCAACCTGTGCACTGTGGAAGGATGCTGATGGTGGGGCTTTTTATAGACACACAAACTACTGAACAATGTCCCTGGCCTTTCTCATTTGACAACCACCTGTTTCATGAACTGCAGTGGAAATAACATCTGTTCTCAGGAAGCCAGGTGCACTGCCAGAAAACAGGACACTTGGATCACCAGAGCTGTACTGTTTGTGCTACGGCTGCTCTAATTACATCTATTATGGACAACCCTtccagggaagagaaagagggtcTGACAATATAAGATtaagaggaagcagcagccctATAATG includes:
- the SCN3B gene encoding sodium channel regulatory subunit beta-3; protein product: MAALPRLVRVSSVVLVVWAGFCSAVCVEVPSETEAVQGKHMKLLCISCMKREEVTASTVVEWFYRPEGGKDEPIYEYRKTNHEFPSRFSGRLQWNGSKDMQDVSITVLNVTLNDSGIYTCNITREFEFEIHRPLFTSSRLIHLTVVEEAGEDFTSVISEIMMYILLVFLTLWLLIEMIYCYRKVSKAEEAAQENATDYLAIPSENKENCAVPVEE